A genomic stretch from Arachis stenosperma cultivar V10309 chromosome 3, arast.V10309.gnm1.PFL2, whole genome shotgun sequence includes:
- the LOC130966062 gene encoding secreted RxLR effector protein 78-like encodes MGNQRLMGWTCKGRKIHDGALIACEIVQWLKQRKKKLAIIKPDFQKAYDRIKWKFVDIVLQKMGFGQRCRGWIKECVCTASMLFLINGSPSKSVKMEWGLRQGDPLSPFLFVLVLRSFIGW; translated from the exons ATGGGTAACCAGAGATTAATGGGCTGGACTTGTAAG GGGAGGAAGATTCATGATGGGGCTTTGATTGCGTGTGAAATTGTGCAATGGTTGaagcaaagaaagaagaaattaGCAATAATCAAACCGGACTTTCAAAAAGCTTACGATAGAATCAAGTGGAAGTTTGTGGATATTGTACTTCAGAAAATGGGCTTTGGCCAAAGATGTCGAGGATGGATAAAGGAATGTGTGTGCACAGCGTCTATGTTGTTTTTGATAAATGGCTCGCCTTCTAAATCTGTTAAAATGGAATGGGGCTTACGACAAGGGGATCCACTTTCTCCGTTTCTCTTTGTTCTTGTGTTGAGGTCCTTCATAGGATGGTAG